One Helianthus annuus cultivar XRQ/B chromosome 7, HanXRQr2.0-SUNRISE, whole genome shotgun sequence genomic region harbors:
- the LOC110868812 gene encoding protein TONNEAU 1a: MDDYTREMMDLKTLVTRTLEKKGVLAKIRAELRASVFEAIEEEDKVIEKDEGLPPALLGSCNDRAKQLHASPSGRLLTALICEYLDWAQLGHTLKVYLPECNLQKDAWKAELRDFSNKNGYDINRNGDSGPLLLDVLEGFLKFESQSQGRGSVDSRNRRPSPSSVVGGLAPLGRQGTSSQTSDRRGGSSTSSYRHDDYNYRYESDDTSEDVNRTSIALENLQLDRKSRNFTPSWRHGGDGGNKDNM, from the exons ATGGATGATTACACTAGAGAAATGATGGACCTGAAGACGCTCGTTACTCGAACCCTAGAAAAGAAAGGCGTTCTCGCTAAGATCCGA GCTGAACTCAGAGCGAGTGTATTTGAGGCAATCGAGGAAGAAGATAAAGTGATTGAAAAGGATGAAGGTCTACCTCCTGCACTGTTGGGTAGCTGCAATGATCGTGCAAAGCAACTTCATGCTTCCCCTTCAG GCCGGCTTCTAACTGCGTTAATTTGTGAATACTTGGATTGGGCACAACTGGGCCACACGCTAAAAGTGTATTTGCCCGAGTGTAATCTG CAAAAGGATGCCTGGAAAGCAGAGTTAAGGGACTTTAGTAACAAAAATGGTTATGATATAAACAGGAATGGGGATAGTGGCCCGTTACTGTTAGACGTGCTTGAAGGCTTCTTGAAGTTTGAG AGTCAATCTCAAGGAAGAGGCAGTGTAGATTCTCGAAACCGAAGGCCATCTCCATCTTCTGTCGTTGGTGGATTAGCTCCTTTGGGAag ACAAGGTACCAGTTCCCAGACATCTG ACCGACGAGGAGGTTCTTCAACCTCTAGCTACAGGCATGATGATTACAACTATAGATACGAAAGCGACGATACTTCCGAGGATGTTAATCGCACGTCAATTGCTTTGGAGAATCTTCAGTTGGATAGAAAGTCCCGAAATTTCACCCCCTCATGGCG GCATGGTGGGGACGGTGGCAACAAAGACAACATGTAA